In Nicotiana tabacum cultivar K326 chromosome 19, ASM71507v2, whole genome shotgun sequence, one DNA window encodes the following:
- the LOC107781538 gene encoding probably inactive leucine-rich repeat receptor-like protein kinase At5g48380, with product MNGPFKKMVSNCGALTIPAATLIYLLLSCTVCCALQSDIDCLKSIRSSLEDTSNILASSWNFNNQTEGFICKFTGIECWHPDENRVLSIRLPDMGLKGEFPRGIQKCSSLTLLDLSNNKLNGSIPSNISKVIGFVVNLDLSSNLLSGEIPVNLANCSYLNVLKLDNNWLRGQIPPEIGLLGRLKTFSVANNQLTGPVPNFINATFPVESYANNQGLCGNPLPVCRGPAKKTPIGLIAGVTIGVVTVGIAAMAVGLFFYLRRVSKKKKKDDDPEGNKWAKSIKGAKAIKLSMFEKSVSKMRLSDLMKASDNFSKNNIIGSGRTGAVYRAVLDDGTSLMVKRLQNTQHSEKEFVSEMAILGNVKHRNLVPLLGFCAAKKERLLVYKDMPNGNLHDKLHLVSEGDRVLEWPLRMKIGIGAAKGFAWLHHNCNPRIIHRNISSKCILLDVEFEPRISDFGLARLMNPIDTHLSTFVNGEFGDMGYVAPEYLRTLVATPKGDVYSFGVVLLELVTGERPTYVTKAPESFKGNLVEWITHLSGESMLQDAIDRSLPGKGYDDEVFQVLKVACRCVLSAHKERPSMFEVYQLLRAIGERYNFTTENDILMLSETDDGFQLEELIVAQDVKEAL from the exons ATGAATGGGCCGTTCAAAAAGATGGTGTCAAATTGTGGAGCCCTTACCATTCCTGCTGCTACTTTGATCTATCTGCTCTTGAGTTGCACCGTCTGCTGTGCTCTTCAAAGTGACATTGATTGTCTGAAATCCATTAGAAGTTCGTTGGAAGACACATCCAATATCTTAGCTTCTTCATGGAATTTCAATAATCAGACTGAAGGTTTTATCTGCAAATTTACTGGGATTGAGTGTTGGCATCCTGATGAGAACAGGGTTCTGAGTATCCGTCTTCCAGACATGGGCCTCAAGGGCGAGTTCCCACGTGGTATTCAGAAATGCTCATCTTTGACATTATTGGATCTTTCAAACAACAAGCTCAATGGAAGTATTCCGTCTAATATCTCCAAAGTTATAGGTTTCGTGGTGAACCTTGATCTATCCTCCAACCTACTATCGGGAGAAATCCCTGTGAATCTAGCAAATTGCTCTTATCTGAATGTCCTTAAACTCGATAACAACTGGTTAAGAGGTCAAATTCCTCCAGAGATTGGCCTGCTTGGTCGACTGAAGACTTTTAGTGTAGCAAACAATCAATTGACTGGGCCAGTTCCAAACTTTATAAATGCAACTTTTCCTGTTGAGAGTTATGCCAATAATCAAGGACTGTGTGGAAATCCTTTGCCTGTCTGCCGGGGTCCTGCAAAGAAAACTCCTATTGGACTCATTGCTGGTGTAACGATTGGTGTGGTGACTGTAGGTATTGCCGCCATGGCCGTCGGTTTGTTCTTTTATCTAAGAAGGGTGtccaagaagaaaaaaaaggacgACGATCCTGAGGGGAATAAATGGGCAAAGAGTATTAAGGGCGCCAAAGCAATCAAG CTTTCAATGTTTGAGAAGTCTGTTTCAAAAATGAGACTAAGTGATCTCATGAAGGCCAGTGACAacttcagcaaaaataatattattggaTCAGGAAGAACAGGAGCTGTCTACAGGGCAGTACTTGATGATGGCACTTCTCTTATGGTTAAGAGGTTGCAGAATACTCAACATTCGGAAAAAGAATTTGTTTCTGAGATGGCTATTTTGGGAAATGTAAAGCACCGTAACTTGGTTCCTCTTCTGGGGTTTTGCGCGGCTAAGAAAGAAAGGCTGTTGGTTTACAAGGACATGCCAAATGGTAACCTGCATGATAAGTTACATTTGGTTAGTGAAGGGGACAGAGTTCTAGAGTGGCCTTTGAGAATGAAAATCGGCATTGGAGCAGCCAAAGGATTTGCGTGGCTCCACCACAATTGCAATCCTCGTATTATCCACAGAAACATTAGTTCTAAATGCATCTTATTGGATGTGGAATTTGAGCCAAGAATATCGGATTTTGGACTTGCTCGGCTCATGAATCCAATTGACACTCATTTGAGTACTTTTGTCAATGGAGAATTTGGGGACATGGGTTATGTCGCTCCAGAGTACTTGCGAACTCTTGTGGCTACACCAAAAGGTGACGTCTATAGCTTCGGTGTTGTACTTCTTGAGTTGGTAACGGGTGAGAGGCCTACTTACGTGACCAAAGCTCCTGAGAGTTTTAAGGGAAATTTGGTGGAGTGGATCACACATCTCTCGGGTGAATCTATGCTTCAAGATGCAATTGACCGTTCATTGCCTGGAAAAGGTTATGATGATGAGGTCTTCCAGGTTCTTAAAGTTGCTTGTCGATGTGTATTGTCTGCACATAAGGAGAGACCCTCAATGTTTGAAGTGTACCAGCTGCTGAGAGCCATAGGAGAACGATATAATTTCACTACagaaaatgatattttgatgctTTCGGAGACTGATGATGGTTTTCAGCTGGAGGAACTCATTGTTGCCCAAGATGTAAAAGAGGCTTTATAG